One region of Cucurbita pepo subsp. pepo cultivar mu-cu-16 chromosome LG03, ASM280686v2, whole genome shotgun sequence genomic DNA includes:
- the LOC111790112 gene encoding uncharacterized protein LOC111790112 isoform X2, whose translation MSLKKDDSNAHDQTATVQHDLRKKPKFSYTRDFLLSLSDLNVCKKLPSGFDQSIIAEFQEASYDKQRVSGGLSFSSFRCNEYGSSPPSRAETANYSRRIHGKRDVHTSGRSDKDSDSQSDRDSVDSGWRYGDHSRRSSQGPEHDGLLGSGSFPRPSGYATAFSGPKVRANDQYQLNRSNEPYHPPRPYKAVAHQRGNTNDSYNHETFGSSEYTSDNRVEEEKKRRASFESMRKEQHRAFHESHKSNPVKKRDEFDILMQQDESKDDEKLLNTNSGFDESISLQTSKNDREKSFPSQATVSRPLVPPGFTTTVLEKNSGMKSSVNSHLLEGKDDVDKCLQTKEEQLLNGISENLEEKGSSEQVGRPEQSGKMNINALTNNNSERIIDPFSVVDMSNKTTRKDVQSRENSLDVFEASENSAVVDCKTEKVPSNPAFGEPSQVHSSSILEKLFGSAIKLDGGATNFIEHDNVVDDACSPQNAQSSKFAHWFLDNDRKQEDDLSPKRSIDLLSMIVGGEKGGYDVSDAKHSEQSLPTVAFHGYESAESYITSSATTSNVAKTEPFFNKSKPEGVSAILTCEAVEQSLLSKIGENDSALQLSDQRWSHSDAYVKHPTVKSDDHASQHLLSLLQKGSSSLIAEYGDDGVNIATAFHNKREESTHNISNPGKTLTLETLFGSAFMQELQSVGAPVSAQRGSSGSVISDASESHVPITDDGLLANNEIRSSMINHDHSDERQQNQPDMVRGHRLNLNGPRPESDSSHPHAKLGHKIGRPAEMSFPEEDSLIISDSMNFQNLISIGNSAKPHPLFSHNTQDNNAAMFNPAFKDERQSMGGLEGLPFSANPYDRREAELPHLKAPVHSSFSQLLPQQTNNVKLFHQFESHPPNMNPRGDLMLPEGMVHHDSPSNHQFLANMLRPPTGGLSGFDHSIHHPMMQQIQTSANLLPQHLLQGLARGVAPPLINRSVPLHPHSVRDSAAPPQPNHQVAGLLQELNSIQGFHIGQHVPNIGGPRIPSPAPGNQPDAIQRLIQMGQRTNSKQIHPFSASGGHGQGMYGHELNMGYGYR comes from the exons AAGCTTCCTATGATAAGCAAAGAGTTTCTGGAGGTTTGTCTTTTAGTAGTTTTAGGTGCAATGAGTATGGTTCATCACCACCCAGTAGGGCAGAAACGGCTAATTATTCTCGTCGCATACATGGAAAGAGGGACGTTCATACTTCTGGACGAAGTGATAAGGATAGTGACTCACAATCCGATAGGGATTCAG TGGATTCTGGGTGGCGATATGGCGACCATTCTAGGAGGTCTTCGCAGGGTCCTGAACATGATGGACTTCTTGGCAGTGGTTCCTTTCCTAGACCATCTGGATATGCAACAGCATTTTCGGGGCCAAAGGTTCGAGCAAATGATCAGTACCAGCTCAACAGAAGCAATGAGCCATATCATCCACCTCGCCCTTACAAG GCCGTAGCCCATCAAAGAGGGAATACTAATGATTCGTACAATCACGAAACTTTTGGTTCTTCCGAGTACACAAGTGACAATAGggttgaagaggaaaaaaagagaagag CTTCATTTGAGTCAATGAGGAAAGAACAACATAGGGCATTTCATGAAAGTCACAAATCAAATCCTGTGAAGAAGAGAGATGAGTTTGACATCCTAATGCAGCAGGATGAGTCAAAGGATGACGAGAAATTACTGAATACAAACAGTGGTTTCGATGAATCTATCTCTTTACAAACTTCAAAGAATGATCGAGAAAAATCTTTTCCATCTCAGGCAACTGTATCTAGGCCACTTGTGCCTCCTGGATTCACAACCACTGTATTGGAGAAAAACTCTGGAATGAAATCTTCAGTTAATTCTCATTTGCTCGAG ggtaaGGATGATGTTGACAAGTGTCTGCAAACCAAAGAAGAGCAATTGCTTAATGGGATCTCTGAAAATTTAGAGGAAAAAGGTTCATCAGAGCAAGTGGGTCGCCCTGAACAATCTGGAAAAATGAACATTAATGCTCTGACTAACAACAATAGTGAAAGGATTATTGATCCGTTTTCAGTTGTAGACATGTCTAATAAAACAACTAGAAAAGATGTTCAATCGCGTGAAAATTCTTTGGACGTTTTTGAAGCTTCTGAGAACAGTGCAGTTGTTGATTGTAAGACTGAAAAGGTGCCTTCGAATCCAGCCTTTGGTGAACCAAGTCAAGTTCATTCATCTTCAATCTTAGAAAAACTTTTTGGCAGTGCCATAAAGTTAGATGGTGGTGCCACTAATTTTATTGAG CATGACAATGTGGTGGACGATGCGTGTAGCCCTCAAAATGCTCAATCTTCTAAATTCGCTCATTGGTTTTTGGACAACG ATAGGAAACAGGAGGATGACCTTTCACCTAAAAGGTCAATTGACTTGCTTTCTATGATTGTAGGTGGAGAAAAGGGTGGATATGATGTATCCGACGCCAAGCATTCTGAGCAATCTCTGCCTACAGTTGCCTTTCATGGTTATGAATCTGCAGAAAGTTATATCACATCAAGTGCAACAACTTCCAATGTTGCAAAGACTGAGCCGTTTTTTAATAAGAGTAAGCCAGAGGGTGTTTCTGCAATCCTTACCTGTGAAGCCGTTGAACAGTCACTGCTGTCAAAAATCGGCGAAAATGACTCAGCTTTGCAGCTGTCTGATCAAAGATGGAGTCATTCTGATGCATATGTGAAACATCCAACTGTCAAAAGTGATGATCATGCGTCACAGCATCTTCTCTCATTGTTACAGAAGGGTTCGAGTTCATTGATTGCGGAATATGGTGATGATGGTGTAAATATAGCCACTGCATTTCACAATAAAAGGGAGGAAAGTACCCACAATATTTCAAATCCAGGGAAGACATTAACTCTTGAAACACTTTTTGGGTCTGCCTTTATGCAGGAGCTTCAATCCGTTGGAGCTCCAGTTTCAGCACAAAGGGGTTCATCAGGTTCTGTCATAAGCGATGCTTCGGAGTCTCATGTTCCAATCACAGATGATGGTCTCTTGGCCAACAATGAAATTCGGTCCAGTATGATTAATCACGATCATAGTGATGAAAGACAGCAAAACCAACCAGATATGGTTCGTGGGCATCGGTTAAATCTGAATGGCCCTCGACCTGAATCGGATTCTTCTCATCCCCATGCAAAGTTAGGACATAAGATTGGCAGACCAGCCGAGATGTCCTTTCCTGAAGAGGACAGTTTAATCATAAGCGATTctatgaattttcaaaatctcatTTCTATTGGGAATTCTGCCAAACCTCATCCGCTGTTCTCACACAACACACAAGACAATAATGCTGCAATGTTTAACCCTGCCTTCAAAGATGAAAGGCAAAGTATGGGAGGTCTGGAAGGGCTACCTTTTTCAGCCAACCCCTATGATAGGAGGGAGGCCGAACTGCCACATCTGAAAGCTCCTGTTCATTCCTCCTTTTCCCAGCTTCTTCCCCAACAAACGAATAATGTCAAGTTGTTTCATCAATTTGAATCTCATCCTCCTAACATGAATCCTCGGGGAGATTTAATGTTGCCAGAAGGAATGGTTCATCACGACTCCCCATCTAATCATCAATTTTTGGCAAATATGCTTCGACCTCCTACCGGTGGATTATCTGGATTTGATCATTCAATTCACCACCCGATGATGCAGCAGATTCAAACTTCAGCCAATCTTCTACCACAGCATCTACTACAAGGGTTAGCTAGAGGTGTAGCTCCGCCTTTGATAAACAGAAGTGTACCTCTACATCCTCACTCTGTCAGAGATAGTGCAGCACCTCCACAACCCAACCATCAGGTTGCTGGTTTACTGCAGGAACTCAATTCAATCCAAGGGTTTCATATTGGTCAGCATGTGCCTAACATTGGTGGTCCCAGAATACCCTCGCCAG CTCCTGGTAACCAACCAGACGCAATTCAGAGGCTTATCCAAATGGGTCAGAGAACAAATTCGAAGCAAATTCATCCTTTTTCTGCCAGTGGTGGCCATGGTCAGGGGATGTATGGTCACGAGTTGAACATGGGTTATGGGTACAGGTAA
- the LOC111790112 gene encoding uncharacterized protein LOC111790112 isoform X4, protein MSLKKDDSNAHDQTATVQHDLRKKPKFSYTRDFLLSLSDLNVCKKLPSGFDQSIIAEFQEASYDKQRVSGGLSFSSFRCNEYGSSPPSRAETANYSRRIHGKRDVHTSGRSDKDSDSQSDRDSVDSGWRYGDHSRRSSQGPEHDGLLGSGSFPRPSGYATAFSGPKVRANDQYQLNRSNEPYHPPRPYKAVAHQRGNTNDSYNHETFGSSEYTSDNRVEEEKKRRASFESMRKEQHRAFHESHKSNPVKKRDEFDILMQQDESKDDEKLLNTNSGFDESISLQTSKNDREKSFPSQATVSRPLVPPGFTTTVLEKNSGMKSSVNSHLLEGKDDVDKCLQTKEEQLLNGISENLEEKGSSEQVGRPEQSGKMNINALTNNNSERIIDPFSVVDMSNKTTRKDVQSRENSLDVFEASENSAVVDCKTEKVPSNPAFGEPSQVHSSSILEKLFGSAIKLDGGATNFIEQHDNVVDDACSPQNAQSSKFAHWFLDNGGEKGGYDVSDAKHSEQSLPTVAFHGYESAESYITSSATTSNVAKTEPFFNKSKPEGVSAILTCEAVEQSLLSKIGENDSALQLSDQRWSHSDAYVKHPTVKSDDHASQHLLSLLQKGSSSLIAEYGDDGVNIATAFHNKREESTHNISNPGKTLTLETLFGSAFMQELQSVGAPVSAQRGSSGSVISDASESHVPITDDGLLANNEIRSSMINHDHSDERQQNQPDMVRGHRLNLNGPRPESDSSHPHAKLGHKIGRPAEMSFPEEDSLIISDSMNFQNLISIGNSAKPHPLFSHNTQDNNAAMFNPAFKDERQSMGGLEGLPFSANPYDRREAELPHLKAPVHSSFSQLLPQQTNNVKLFHQFESHPPNMNPRGDLMLPEGMVHHDSPSNHQFLANMLRPPTGGLSGFDHSIHHPMMQQIQTSANLLPQHLLQGLARGVAPPLINRSVPLHPHSVRDSAAPPQPNHQVAGLLQELNSIQGFHIGQHVPNIGGPRIPSPAPGNQPDAIQRLIQMGQRTNSKQIHPFSASGGHGQGMYGHELNMGYGYR, encoded by the exons AAGCTTCCTATGATAAGCAAAGAGTTTCTGGAGGTTTGTCTTTTAGTAGTTTTAGGTGCAATGAGTATGGTTCATCACCACCCAGTAGGGCAGAAACGGCTAATTATTCTCGTCGCATACATGGAAAGAGGGACGTTCATACTTCTGGACGAAGTGATAAGGATAGTGACTCACAATCCGATAGGGATTCAG TGGATTCTGGGTGGCGATATGGCGACCATTCTAGGAGGTCTTCGCAGGGTCCTGAACATGATGGACTTCTTGGCAGTGGTTCCTTTCCTAGACCATCTGGATATGCAACAGCATTTTCGGGGCCAAAGGTTCGAGCAAATGATCAGTACCAGCTCAACAGAAGCAATGAGCCATATCATCCACCTCGCCCTTACAAG GCCGTAGCCCATCAAAGAGGGAATACTAATGATTCGTACAATCACGAAACTTTTGGTTCTTCCGAGTACACAAGTGACAATAGggttgaagaggaaaaaaagagaagag CTTCATTTGAGTCAATGAGGAAAGAACAACATAGGGCATTTCATGAAAGTCACAAATCAAATCCTGTGAAGAAGAGAGATGAGTTTGACATCCTAATGCAGCAGGATGAGTCAAAGGATGACGAGAAATTACTGAATACAAACAGTGGTTTCGATGAATCTATCTCTTTACAAACTTCAAAGAATGATCGAGAAAAATCTTTTCCATCTCAGGCAACTGTATCTAGGCCACTTGTGCCTCCTGGATTCACAACCACTGTATTGGAGAAAAACTCTGGAATGAAATCTTCAGTTAATTCTCATTTGCTCGAG ggtaaGGATGATGTTGACAAGTGTCTGCAAACCAAAGAAGAGCAATTGCTTAATGGGATCTCTGAAAATTTAGAGGAAAAAGGTTCATCAGAGCAAGTGGGTCGCCCTGAACAATCTGGAAAAATGAACATTAATGCTCTGACTAACAACAATAGTGAAAGGATTATTGATCCGTTTTCAGTTGTAGACATGTCTAATAAAACAACTAGAAAAGATGTTCAATCGCGTGAAAATTCTTTGGACGTTTTTGAAGCTTCTGAGAACAGTGCAGTTGTTGATTGTAAGACTGAAAAGGTGCCTTCGAATCCAGCCTTTGGTGAACCAAGTCAAGTTCATTCATCTTCAATCTTAGAAAAACTTTTTGGCAGTGCCATAAAGTTAGATGGTGGTGCCACTAATTTTATTGAG CAGCATGACAATGTGGTGGACGATGCGTGTAGCCCTCAAAATGCTCAATCTTCTAAATTCGCTCATTGGTTTTTGGACAACG GTGGAGAAAAGGGTGGATATGATGTATCCGACGCCAAGCATTCTGAGCAATCTCTGCCTACAGTTGCCTTTCATGGTTATGAATCTGCAGAAAGTTATATCACATCAAGTGCAACAACTTCCAATGTTGCAAAGACTGAGCCGTTTTTTAATAAGAGTAAGCCAGAGGGTGTTTCTGCAATCCTTACCTGTGAAGCCGTTGAACAGTCACTGCTGTCAAAAATCGGCGAAAATGACTCAGCTTTGCAGCTGTCTGATCAAAGATGGAGTCATTCTGATGCATATGTGAAACATCCAACTGTCAAAAGTGATGATCATGCGTCACAGCATCTTCTCTCATTGTTACAGAAGGGTTCGAGTTCATTGATTGCGGAATATGGTGATGATGGTGTAAATATAGCCACTGCATTTCACAATAAAAGGGAGGAAAGTACCCACAATATTTCAAATCCAGGGAAGACATTAACTCTTGAAACACTTTTTGGGTCTGCCTTTATGCAGGAGCTTCAATCCGTTGGAGCTCCAGTTTCAGCACAAAGGGGTTCATCAGGTTCTGTCATAAGCGATGCTTCGGAGTCTCATGTTCCAATCACAGATGATGGTCTCTTGGCCAACAATGAAATTCGGTCCAGTATGATTAATCACGATCATAGTGATGAAAGACAGCAAAACCAACCAGATATGGTTCGTGGGCATCGGTTAAATCTGAATGGCCCTCGACCTGAATCGGATTCTTCTCATCCCCATGCAAAGTTAGGACATAAGATTGGCAGACCAGCCGAGATGTCCTTTCCTGAAGAGGACAGTTTAATCATAAGCGATTctatgaattttcaaaatctcatTTCTATTGGGAATTCTGCCAAACCTCATCCGCTGTTCTCACACAACACACAAGACAATAATGCTGCAATGTTTAACCCTGCCTTCAAAGATGAAAGGCAAAGTATGGGAGGTCTGGAAGGGCTACCTTTTTCAGCCAACCCCTATGATAGGAGGGAGGCCGAACTGCCACATCTGAAAGCTCCTGTTCATTCCTCCTTTTCCCAGCTTCTTCCCCAACAAACGAATAATGTCAAGTTGTTTCATCAATTTGAATCTCATCCTCCTAACATGAATCCTCGGGGAGATTTAATGTTGCCAGAAGGAATGGTTCATCACGACTCCCCATCTAATCATCAATTTTTGGCAAATATGCTTCGACCTCCTACCGGTGGATTATCTGGATTTGATCATTCAATTCACCACCCGATGATGCAGCAGATTCAAACTTCAGCCAATCTTCTACCACAGCATCTACTACAAGGGTTAGCTAGAGGTGTAGCTCCGCCTTTGATAAACAGAAGTGTACCTCTACATCCTCACTCTGTCAGAGATAGTGCAGCACCTCCACAACCCAACCATCAGGTTGCTGGTTTACTGCAGGAACTCAATTCAATCCAAGGGTTTCATATTGGTCAGCATGTGCCTAACATTGGTGGTCCCAGAATACCCTCGCCAG CTCCTGGTAACCAACCAGACGCAATTCAGAGGCTTATCCAAATGGGTCAGAGAACAAATTCGAAGCAAATTCATCCTTTTTCTGCCAGTGGTGGCCATGGTCAGGGGATGTATGGTCACGAGTTGAACATGGGTTATGGGTACAGGTAA
- the LOC111790112 gene encoding uncharacterized protein LOC111790112 isoform X3, which translates to MIRTHTIRLLRKPKFSYTRDFLLSLSDLNVCKKLPSGFDQSIIAEFQEASYDKQRVSGGLSFSSFRCNEYGSSPPSRAETANYSRRIHGKRDVHTSGRSDKDSDSQSDRDSVDSGWRYGDHSRRSSQGPEHDGLLGSGSFPRPSGYATAFSGPKVRANDQYQLNRSNEPYHPPRPYKAVAHQRGNTNDSYNHETFGSSEYTSDNRVEEEKKRRASFESMRKEQHRAFHESHKSNPVKKRDEFDILMQQDESKDDEKLLNTNSGFDESISLQTSKNDREKSFPSQATVSRPLVPPGFTTTVLEKNSGMKSSVNSHLLEGKDDVDKCLQTKEEQLLNGISENLEEKGSSEQVGRPEQSGKMNINALTNNNSERIIDPFSVVDMSNKTTRKDVQSRENSLDVFEASENSAVVDCKTEKVPSNPAFGEPSQVHSSSILEKLFGSAIKLDGGATNFIEQHDNVVDDACSPQNAQSSKFAHWFLDNDRKQEDDLSPKRSIDLLSMIVGGEKGGYDVSDAKHSEQSLPTVAFHGYESAESYITSSATTSNVAKTEPFFNKSKPEGVSAILTCEAVEQSLLSKIGENDSALQLSDQRWSHSDAYVKHPTVKSDDHASQHLLSLLQKGSSSLIAEYGDDGVNIATAFHNKREESTHNISNPGKTLTLETLFGSAFMQELQSVGAPVSAQRGSSGSVISDASESHVPITDDGLLANNEIRSSMINHDHSDERQQNQPDMVRGHRLNLNGPRPESDSSHPHAKLGHKIGRPAEMSFPEEDSLIISDSMNFQNLISIGNSAKPHPLFSHNTQDNNAAMFNPAFKDERQSMGGLEGLPFSANPYDRREAELPHLKAPVHSSFSQLLPQQTNNVKLFHQFESHPPNMNPRGDLMLPEGMVHHDSPSNHQFLANMLRPPTGGLSGFDHSIHHPMMQQIQTSANLLPQHLLQGLARGVAPPLINRSVPLHPHSVRDSAAPPQPNHQVAGLLQELNSIQGFHIGQHVPNIGGPRIPSPAPGNQPDAIQRLIQMGQRTNSKQIHPFSASGGHGQGMYGHELNMGYGYR; encoded by the exons AAGCTTCCTATGATAAGCAAAGAGTTTCTGGAGGTTTGTCTTTTAGTAGTTTTAGGTGCAATGAGTATGGTTCATCACCACCCAGTAGGGCAGAAACGGCTAATTATTCTCGTCGCATACATGGAAAGAGGGACGTTCATACTTCTGGACGAAGTGATAAGGATAGTGACTCACAATCCGATAGGGATTCAG TGGATTCTGGGTGGCGATATGGCGACCATTCTAGGAGGTCTTCGCAGGGTCCTGAACATGATGGACTTCTTGGCAGTGGTTCCTTTCCTAGACCATCTGGATATGCAACAGCATTTTCGGGGCCAAAGGTTCGAGCAAATGATCAGTACCAGCTCAACAGAAGCAATGAGCCATATCATCCACCTCGCCCTTACAAG GCCGTAGCCCATCAAAGAGGGAATACTAATGATTCGTACAATCACGAAACTTTTGGTTCTTCCGAGTACACAAGTGACAATAGggttgaagaggaaaaaaagagaagag CTTCATTTGAGTCAATGAGGAAAGAACAACATAGGGCATTTCATGAAAGTCACAAATCAAATCCTGTGAAGAAGAGAGATGAGTTTGACATCCTAATGCAGCAGGATGAGTCAAAGGATGACGAGAAATTACTGAATACAAACAGTGGTTTCGATGAATCTATCTCTTTACAAACTTCAAAGAATGATCGAGAAAAATCTTTTCCATCTCAGGCAACTGTATCTAGGCCACTTGTGCCTCCTGGATTCACAACCACTGTATTGGAGAAAAACTCTGGAATGAAATCTTCAGTTAATTCTCATTTGCTCGAG ggtaaGGATGATGTTGACAAGTGTCTGCAAACCAAAGAAGAGCAATTGCTTAATGGGATCTCTGAAAATTTAGAGGAAAAAGGTTCATCAGAGCAAGTGGGTCGCCCTGAACAATCTGGAAAAATGAACATTAATGCTCTGACTAACAACAATAGTGAAAGGATTATTGATCCGTTTTCAGTTGTAGACATGTCTAATAAAACAACTAGAAAAGATGTTCAATCGCGTGAAAATTCTTTGGACGTTTTTGAAGCTTCTGAGAACAGTGCAGTTGTTGATTGTAAGACTGAAAAGGTGCCTTCGAATCCAGCCTTTGGTGAACCAAGTCAAGTTCATTCATCTTCAATCTTAGAAAAACTTTTTGGCAGTGCCATAAAGTTAGATGGTGGTGCCACTAATTTTATTGAG CAGCATGACAATGTGGTGGACGATGCGTGTAGCCCTCAAAATGCTCAATCTTCTAAATTCGCTCATTGGTTTTTGGACAACG ATAGGAAACAGGAGGATGACCTTTCACCTAAAAGGTCAATTGACTTGCTTTCTATGATTGTAGGTGGAGAAAAGGGTGGATATGATGTATCCGACGCCAAGCATTCTGAGCAATCTCTGCCTACAGTTGCCTTTCATGGTTATGAATCTGCAGAAAGTTATATCACATCAAGTGCAACAACTTCCAATGTTGCAAAGACTGAGCCGTTTTTTAATAAGAGTAAGCCAGAGGGTGTTTCTGCAATCCTTACCTGTGAAGCCGTTGAACAGTCACTGCTGTCAAAAATCGGCGAAAATGACTCAGCTTTGCAGCTGTCTGATCAAAGATGGAGTCATTCTGATGCATATGTGAAACATCCAACTGTCAAAAGTGATGATCATGCGTCACAGCATCTTCTCTCATTGTTACAGAAGGGTTCGAGTTCATTGATTGCGGAATATGGTGATGATGGTGTAAATATAGCCACTGCATTTCACAATAAAAGGGAGGAAAGTACCCACAATATTTCAAATCCAGGGAAGACATTAACTCTTGAAACACTTTTTGGGTCTGCCTTTATGCAGGAGCTTCAATCCGTTGGAGCTCCAGTTTCAGCACAAAGGGGTTCATCAGGTTCTGTCATAAGCGATGCTTCGGAGTCTCATGTTCCAATCACAGATGATGGTCTCTTGGCCAACAATGAAATTCGGTCCAGTATGATTAATCACGATCATAGTGATGAAAGACAGCAAAACCAACCAGATATGGTTCGTGGGCATCGGTTAAATCTGAATGGCCCTCGACCTGAATCGGATTCTTCTCATCCCCATGCAAAGTTAGGACATAAGATTGGCAGACCAGCCGAGATGTCCTTTCCTGAAGAGGACAGTTTAATCATAAGCGATTctatgaattttcaaaatctcatTTCTATTGGGAATTCTGCCAAACCTCATCCGCTGTTCTCACACAACACACAAGACAATAATGCTGCAATGTTTAACCCTGCCTTCAAAGATGAAAGGCAAAGTATGGGAGGTCTGGAAGGGCTACCTTTTTCAGCCAACCCCTATGATAGGAGGGAGGCCGAACTGCCACATCTGAAAGCTCCTGTTCATTCCTCCTTTTCCCAGCTTCTTCCCCAACAAACGAATAATGTCAAGTTGTTTCATCAATTTGAATCTCATCCTCCTAACATGAATCCTCGGGGAGATTTAATGTTGCCAGAAGGAATGGTTCATCACGACTCCCCATCTAATCATCAATTTTTGGCAAATATGCTTCGACCTCCTACCGGTGGATTATCTGGATTTGATCATTCAATTCACCACCCGATGATGCAGCAGATTCAAACTTCAGCCAATCTTCTACCACAGCATCTACTACAAGGGTTAGCTAGAGGTGTAGCTCCGCCTTTGATAAACAGAAGTGTACCTCTACATCCTCACTCTGTCAGAGATAGTGCAGCACCTCCACAACCCAACCATCAGGTTGCTGGTTTACTGCAGGAACTCAATTCAATCCAAGGGTTTCATATTGGTCAGCATGTGCCTAACATTGGTGGTCCCAGAATACCCTCGCCAG CTCCTGGTAACCAACCAGACGCAATTCAGAGGCTTATCCAAATGGGTCAGAGAACAAATTCGAAGCAAATTCATCCTTTTTCTGCCAGTGGTGGCCATGGTCAGGGGATGTATGGTCACGAGTTGAACATGGGTTATGGGTACAGGTAA